The following proteins come from a genomic window of Zonotrichia leucophrys gambelii isolate GWCS_2022_RI chromosome 4, RI_Zleu_2.0, whole genome shotgun sequence:
- the ANXA5 gene encoding annexin A5, protein MAKYTRGTVTAFAPFDARADAEALRKAMKGLGTDEETVLTILTTRNNAQRQEIASAFKTLFGRDLVDDLKSELTGKFETLMVSLMRPAYIFDAHALKHAIKGAGTNEKVLTEILASRTPAEVQNIKQVYQQEYEADLEDKITGETSGHFQRLLVVLLQGNRDPDVGVDEALVEQDAQVLFRAGELKWGTDEEKFITILGTRSVSHLRRVFDKYMTISGFQIEETIDRETSGDLEKLLLAVVKCIRSVPAYFAETLYYSMKGAGTDDDTLIRVMVSRSEVDLLDIRQEFRKNFAKSLYQMIQKDTSGDYRKALLLLCGGDDD, encoded by the exons ATGGCGAAG tACACGAGAGGCACCGTGACAGCCTTTGCTCCTTTCGATGCCAGAGCTGATGCAGAAGCCCTTCGTAAGGCCATGAAGGGATTGG GGACTGATGAAGAAACTGTGCTGACGATCCTCACCACTAGAAACAATGCTCAGCGTCAAGAAATAGCTTCTGCCTTTAAAACCTTATTTGGCAGG GATCTTGTGGATGACCTGAAATCAGAACTTACTGGCAAGTTTGAAACCTTGATGGTGTCTCTGATGAGACCAGCGTATATTTTTGATGCTCATGCACTGAAGCATGCCATCAAG ggagcaggaaccAATGAGAAAGTGTTGACTGAAATTCTTGCCTCCAGAACACCTGCAGAAGTGCAGAATATTAAACAGGTTTATCAGCAAG AGTATGAAGCTGACCTGGAGGACAAGATCACAGGGGAAACCTCAGGCCatttccagaggctgctggtggtgctgctgcag GGAAACAGAGATCCTGATGTTGGAGTCGATGAGGCTCTTGTTGAGCAGGATGCTCAG GTTTTGTTCAGAGCTGGGGAGCTGAAGTGGGGAACAGATGAAGAAAAGTTCATCACTATCTTGGGAACCCGCAGTGTTTCCCACTTGAGGAGGG TGTTTGACAAGTACATGACCATTTCTGGCTTCCAGATTGAGGAGACCATTGACCGTGAGACCTCTGGTGATCTGgagaagctgctcctggccGTGG TGAAATGCATCCGAAGTGTGCCTGCCTATTTTGCTGAGACCCTGTATTATTCCATGAAG GGGGCTGGCACTGATGATGACACCCTGATCAGAGTCATGGTTTCAAGAAGTGAAGTTGATCTGCTGGATATTAGACAAGAATTCAGAAAGAATTTTGCCAAGTCCTTGTATCAAATGATTCAG AAAGACACGTCCGGGGACTACAGGAAagcgctgctgctcctctgcgGCGGAGACGACGACTGA